A segment of the Trifolium pratense cultivar HEN17-A07 linkage group LG7, ARS_RC_1.1, whole genome shotgun sequence genome:
ttCATGAATTCATTGTGTTGATATAGGCATTACAACAAAGAGTTCGAACTGAATAAACAGATTTCAAGAGTTAGGCTTTTCTTCAGAAAATCTAGGAAGTTGTACCAGTGAGTTTACTCGGGTGACACCTTCTAGAGCTAACCAGTTTTGATCTTCAGCTGTTGATGTTCCATCTTCAACATCAACAGATTCTCCTCCTACACATTTCTCAATTTCTTCTGAGGATCTAACAGTGTAGTTCCTTCGCAAAGATGGCTCGGACTTTTGACCTTCGTCCAACTCAACTGGATTACTCAAATCGTTGTTATTCTGGATGGTTGCGGAAGAATAGCATTGTTCATCACAATCAGATTCTTCTGAGTTGATTTTCCCATCCAAAAATAGGCACACAACAGCACAGTCGTCCATTTTTGAAGTCGGATATTTATGTTTCCACTCTCGTGCGGCAGATTCCACTATAACCCTCGCTGCTGATGATCGATTCGGTGCTGATGATACTATCTCCACCACCTCTTCATTGCTCAAAACATCCCAGATCTGCACAAACACCAAAAGATGATACAAGGTTTGAGACGTAACATTAAACTTCTAAAAAGTGTCATTGTTCATTACTGATCTAAAAATTTGCCTCTGCTAATTACATGTCTTATTTCACTTTTCACAACAtgacttaattatttaaacaatttctgaaatagaaaaaacaaacaaactgaACAATCAAATAAACAGTAGATGTGAAATTGAAATTTCTTACCCCGTCCGAGGCAAGAACAATGAACTGGTCTTTGTCTGTGAGAAGCCGGTGCGTAAATTCAGGTATAGAAATGACACCATACTCCTTCAAGCAAAAATCTCCGAATGCTCTAGCCATTGCTAATCCTGGTGCATCATCATAAGGTAACCACACCCTAGGAACTTCTGGTTCATCTTCCAATGCAAATACCCTACCTTTGCACTTCTTAATTCTTTCTGCTTCTCCTATAAGAGTATTCACATCAAAATTTGAAAAGTTAACAACAAGCTAAAAAACATGAACAGAAGGGGTCAATGATGATTTCATTAGACTTACTTGGCAAATCAGGTTTCAAATCAACGGTCAGCTGAATCGCCACCATCGAGTCATTGCTATCCTTAGATCCCATGATTGCTCTTGAATCACCAATATTTCCCATGAACAAATTTGAACCCTGAAAAAGCGAAGAAATTAACGGTTCAAGGATAATCTTGTAAACTGGACCAATTTGTACTCTCTAAATCTTGAGCTTGATTAATAGAAAGATACTGCAACCGCACAACAAGAAACAAAACGAAGAGGATGATAGATGCCGATCTTTAAGCTACCTGTTTCACTATAGTCACAGATGTACTTCCACTACAGAAACAATCCAAATTTGCATGGGACTTCAGCTCTTTATCCATAGCTTTGTATGCCTTCATGAAAGCTTCTCTCCACATAGTACTCATCTCCTCCTCAGCAGAGAAATCGTTCTCCGCCTCTCCACTTTCCGGCTTTATTTCCTTTTTGAAACTAGCTTTACTTCGTCTTGACTCAGATGAATCCAAAAATGAAAGCAATTTTATCGGTAAGGCATCCCTAACTTTGCGCGCGACAAGGTGACCATACGGACCATGGCCATCAAATACACCACAAAAGATCGCATCTTCTGCTACGAAATCCTATAGAAAACAaagatcaaaattcaaaactagTATgtcaatttcaaaaattaaccAAGATTTCAAGTTCTTCATTCAATGAGAATCAAATATCATCAAGTCAACCATAACATGAACATACTTACTTCCCATACAATCATGGCATCCTGATTAACACCCTTTCGACCTTGCTGTGTAAATATACAAGAAGACCGGCTCTTCCCGTTACTGAATATTCTGTTTGGTAAGGAAGTTAACTTTTGCAAAGAGACAACATGATCAGAGAATGTTCTCCTCCCTTTCTTTTGACCACACAATCCGATTTCTAGACAAGACGAAGACCCCGCGTCATCAGTACTTCTACTACTTGTCGATAAACAGCACCCCATTTTCTCAGTTCCAGAATGAATAAGAACACACTAGATGAATATCATGCTAtcttcttccttattttttgtACTATAGATCTCAGTTGAAACTCTGAGATTCCAAGTTTAGTCAATTGAGTAAACAATCCTGATTCCAAATTTGCAAAGATCCTCTCACTACAAAAACTATTAGACAATTCACACCACCTTGTTGCTGTTGGAAACTACTAGCATCTTTTTTAGTCGGTCAAATGCGCAATTTGCCGGATGCTATATAAATGGATAACGAAACCGGCTGAACAAGAAAAAGACAGatgaatttaatatttaatatatatgatctGCAAGAATCAAGCCTTTGTTAAAATGTAAACTAATAATACAAGATAATAAAAGACTCAATtatatgaaatataaaaatcttAACATGTGAACATGAAATAGAATATACTAAAAATTTGTCTGATTATTTGTCTTTCCCTAGAATTCACATTGACCTCATCGAAATCAAGAGTttgagttaattaaattaaatcaaatccGGTAACTGTGCAGTAAAACATTGAAGAAAACAAAGTCAGAACATAAAACTATAGATCTTTATGGAATCCAATATCAAATGAAAACTTTTTTAAGCACTTATTTTTTGTAAGCAAGAAGGTAgcaaaaaataatgataattcATGAGAActagagaagagagaaagtgaaaaaatcaaaagaagaaaaaagacagAAAAGTtgtgatatgatatgatgaacTGAGAATGAAAGAGGTGTGAGACAAAGAGCATTTGTAAGATCAATCAAGTATATGTTACGTAATGATCATACTAActaacaagaaaaagaaaacaacaaatttgTAATAGTACAATAATAAATGAgtgacaaaaatattaaataagataaggatcaaaatcaaagaaaaaaacaaaaaataataataacaatatataagataagatcaagtgtaaaaaaaaaaaagtgatcatGTCAAATGAATGAAAATGTTTATGACACTCTTCAAGTTAGTGAAAGTTTTAATACATTGAGAAGAAAATGAGTTTAAGACATGAATGAACATGTTATGTTATGTACTATGTTGAATAGAAGAAAACAAGGATATGAATGATGGTTCAAAAGTGGAAAAATTAAGGTGAAGATGGAGTAGTAGAAGTAGAAGTACATTGATTTCAGCACCTTTGTTGAAGTTGTGAGAATGATAGCAGAAAGACATAAAAGTGATAGAAAAAAGAGTCAAATGAGGTGTTTTTGTGTGGAAGAAGAAGGAAATGGTGTGAAATTATTAATTGCAAAAGCAGAGAGACAGCAGAGAATGAGAAAGACAGGAGTAAAggcgaaaaaataaataaaagaaaactaattaatatatttgttgagtATGGCTCATAGGCATTAAGACGAGGTTCGGAGCGGCCCAAGAGCTGAGCTAGCATAGCGAAGCAAAGATGTATCCACCACTTGGGAAACTCcgttatcaaacttcttgtgtGTTTATTATTGTTTGCGTTTATTTGTTCTTATTCTCTTTTGTTACTAAtagtttcaataatattatcgGACAAATACATCTTACGGTCCTTTAAATTAGGGAATGTTTGCAACAAGTTagtcatttaaattttatttaactaaTGGgttgttttttttgacaataactaATGGGTTGTTGAAGTTATAAAACTTTTACattagtacatttttttttcctaccaaTTCGGTTAAATGGTAGTTATGTAGCTTTAATATGAATGTGGCATATTCAAATTTACTGCTCTCAGAATTTTGAGTCCTAAACAGTTTTTAGACATGAAATTAATGGATTActtaatttataatgtttttcaTGAGTTTGTTTATgtcaaattaaatttgaatttggtaAGGAGAAGAattgaagaaggaaaagaattGGCCATAATTGATCATATTTGTGTCCTAAACACTTTTTAGACATGTCACCTCAAATACTAAGGGGTCACGTAAACACTTTTTAATGACATTTGATCGGAAAAAAGGTGCTAGtgcaattttatttatttaaaggattaattagttaaaaattcaattaaataacttattacaaacatttaatattttacctatatatattatcaaatacgatgattttttttatgtgtaaCATGTAGAAAATAGAAAACTAACTTAGAAATACAGATAAATATCTATCtatttttaatgtttaaataaCAGAGGTGTTGAATAGGGTGTATTTGATTTTACACAAAGATTGTGAAATTATATATagtgattcattttttttttataattataacctACTATAATATATGAAAACCTATTATGAATAATCAATCTCTCACATATGGagccattaaaaaaaagaaaatgtccCAATGACCTTAACTCGGTTGGTAAGAACATCACACTATATGCGCAAGagcctttaaggtggattttctagccactagactacttgaaaaaaaaaaaaaaaaactctcacaTATGGAAAGTAAAGTAGGATGAAAAAGGAAAGTGAACGtgtttatgaattatgatagATAGGTATCGTTTGACctgactttttttcctcttatttagagcttatgcaaataacttatgcaatttttatatattattataagtttgtcaaggtagtttataaaattacaattttcactagtatgaacttataaaataatataaaacttaatttatattgcataagttatttgcataagttcaaaaaAAGTTAGGGCAAACAGACACATAgtatcaaataatcaaaatactctttgaaacaGCATTATGTTGCAGATCTGTCACATTAAGAGAGTCACACACTTATCATGATTTTGAGTTGAGTCACTCTTTTTCCTTATCATGATTTTGTTTCTGtctttcttcttattttaatctttgcacTTCTTTCCATTGGATACTATAATTGCTtttcattattataatttatgtaAGTGTCTTTCTATTTAAATTCAATAGAAATGTACTTATTTGTTAGTCCATTTCtatattttagttaaatttatAGTGTATAAGTGAGATAAATTTTATACTATGTATaagtttattcatttttttattggatcAAATGTAAATGATACGATTTATCGatcaaatagaaaaaaattgtgtataATGCAAGACTATAGTTTATTATGCATATTAAACAAAACATTATATTTATCGTAGTTCTTTCATCTATGAATTACATGTACCCTTTTGctaaattgtctaaaataattGATCAATGCATAGCTGTGGCTTCTCTAATGTGCACAAACAAATTTGTCTTacactataaataaatatataaataaatgatgtttaCTATTAGATCAATAAATTACAGATTTTTTTTGGGAACAATTattacattatattttatttgatctaataatataatttatttgatcAAGATAATTGGCTAGTTGGATTTTCAGGTTTTATTAGAACTGCTTCAAGCTTATTACTTGAACTTCATGCATCTTGAATGGTTTGACGCTAGCCAGAAATGAAGGTTTCAACAATGTCATCATTGAATCTAGGGTAAATGATTGTTTATCTCCtgtaaaataatcaaattttcGTTTATCttcctatgcagattttttttctatttatccctgcaaaaaatagattccctcgtTTTGCCCCCTAGTTGTATAGCAGGAtatgtgactgtgcaaatctgctgacgtgaCTTGTAcacaagaaaaaaaacatttatatttatttttttaaattctacgttagataatattattatttttaaaacaatccctacaaaataaaacaacgaactttctttttttccccaaaattttaaaaaaagtcctacaaataaattttttttcctacaaaattttaaagaaaaagttttctacaaaataaaaaaacgaaatttctttttttgtcatatttattTCTATTGTGCCCTCAAATAAAAAGATTATTCAAAGAGATTTAGTTCTacaaaaaactttatttttttatttaatgtcatATTTATTTCTATTGTGCCCtcaaataaaaagttatttttgaaAACCCACTAGTTAACAAACAAATGGTTCATGCGTCTCTTCACAACCAAGATGAGATACACCTTCGATAATGTATTTTAATAtgctacttttttat
Coding sequences within it:
- the LOC123897740 gene encoding probable protein phosphatase 2C 52, with the protein product MGCCLSTSSRSTDDAGSSSCLEIGLCGQKKGRRTFSDHVVSLQKLTSLPNRIFSNGKSRSSCIFTQQGRKGVNQDAMIVWEDFVAEDAIFCGVFDGHGPYGHLVARKVRDALPIKLLSFLDSSESRRSKASFKKEIKPESGEAENDFSAEEEMSTMWREAFMKAYKAMDKELKSHANLDCFCSGSTSVTIVKQGSNLFMGNIGDSRAIMGSKDSNDSMVAIQLTVDLKPDLPREAERIKKCKGRVFALEDEPEVPRVWLPYDDAPGLAMARAFGDFCLKEYGVISIPEFTHRLLTDKDQFIVLASDGIWDVLSNEEVVEIVSSAPNRSSAARVIVESAAREWKHKYPTSKMDDCAVVCLFLDGKINSEESDCDEQCYSSATIQNNNDLSNPVELDEGQKSEPSLRRNYTVRSSEEIEKCVGGESVDVEDGTSTAEDQNWLALEGVTRVNSLVQLPRFSEEKPNS